A single genomic interval of Solimonas sp. K1W22B-7 harbors:
- a CDS encoding L,D-transpeptidase Cds6 family protein, translating into MKLKFAAIALGLALSTTASATVVTDARQLLASGDAGIALVQLDAWLAEHPKDAEARFMRAMALSRLDRKPEAIRAFTELIKDVPQYPEPYNNLGVLLAGMGDYAKARTAFESAIAKNPQYTAALQNLENVNVAMAMQADQQVLAKDPANSIAQAKVDLLRSGHGAAPQPAPAAVAAQPALASAAATATAAPVEGAKAAPPVPAASPAPAANAEVGAAAKAVASVLRDWADAWIKQDVKRFFDHYAKNFVPAGGGSAVQWLEDRRHKILAPKKIDLRIEDLKITMTGTRQARISFRELYRSNLSSKGRTRTMEMSNVDGNWMISSEHVSKETALSRSELASLTPAATPVESPKPAGVASANAAANQAGDAITATLEDWADAWTKQDVKRFLGHYANDFTPANGIPAQQWREDRRRKILAPKKIDLKIEDLKLSMSGAEQVRISFHEVYRSNLSTRVRNRTMELRNSGDSWKIVSEKVEGEIVQAPSDDLPGTSPSVEGATTAATAPTKAEAAAAADSITASVRDWADAWTKQDVQRFLNHYSESFTPPDGLSLEQWRAQRRSSIARAKKINLTIEDVKLAMLDERHARVSFRQTYQSDLLSDVLIRTLDLRNVDSRWLIESEKKAKPSQSKQVPGDTAGKRTAANP; encoded by the coding sequence ATGAAACTCAAGTTTGCCGCCATAGCCCTGGGCCTCGCCCTGTCCACCACCGCCTCGGCCACGGTCGTCACCGACGCCCGCCAGCTGCTCGCCTCCGGCGATGCCGGCATCGCCCTGGTGCAGCTGGACGCCTGGCTAGCCGAGCATCCCAAAGATGCCGAAGCGCGCTTCATGCGCGCCATGGCCCTGTCGCGGCTCGACCGCAAGCCCGAGGCGATCCGCGCCTTCACCGAGCTGATCAAGGACGTGCCGCAGTACCCGGAGCCCTACAACAACCTCGGCGTGCTGCTGGCCGGCATGGGCGACTACGCCAAGGCGCGAACCGCCTTCGAGAGCGCCATAGCAAAAAACCCGCAATACACGGCGGCGCTGCAGAACCTGGAAAATGTCAATGTGGCGATGGCAATGCAGGCCGATCAGCAGGTGCTGGCCAAGGACCCGGCCAACTCCATAGCCCAGGCCAAGGTCGACCTGCTGCGCAGCGGGCACGGCGCCGCACCGCAGCCCGCCCCCGCAGCCGTAGCCGCGCAACCGGCCCTGGCATCCGCTGCCGCAACAGCCACAGCTGCTCCGGTCGAGGGCGCCAAGGCCGCGCCGCCTGTACCTGCCGCCTCTCCGGCGCCAGCAGCGAACGCCGAAGTCGGGGCGGCTGCCAAGGCCGTCGCCTCTGTGCTGCGCGACTGGGCGGATGCCTGGATCAAGCAGGACGTCAAACGCTTTTTCGACCACTACGCCAAGAACTTCGTCCCCGCAGGGGGGGGCTCGGCCGTGCAGTGGCTGGAGGATCGTCGCCACAAGATCCTGGCACCCAAGAAGATCGACTTGAGGATCGAGGACCTCAAAATCACGATGACGGGAACACGGCAGGCCCGTATCAGCTTCCGGGAGCTGTATCGGTCCAACCTTTCCTCGAAGGGCCGGACACGCACCATGGAAATGAGCAACGTCGACGGCAACTGGATGATTTCTTCAGAGCATGTTTCGAAGGAAACGGCTCTTTCCAGGTCGGAGCTCGCGTCGCTGACGCCTGCCGCTACCCCTGTGGAAAGCCCGAAGCCCGCAGGTGTTGCATCGGCAAATGCTGCCGCCAATCAGGCCGGAGACGCGATCACGGCCACACTGGAAGATTGGGCCGATGCCTGGACCAAGCAGGACGTGAAACGCTTCCTCGGCCATTACGCCAACGATTTCACCCCCGCGAACGGTATCCCAGCGCAGCAGTGGCGCGAGGACCGTCGTCGGAAAATCCTGGCCCCCAAGAAAATCGACCTGAAGATCGAGGACCTGAAGCTGTCGATGTCCGGTGCAGAGCAGGTGCGCATCAGTTTCCATGAGGTCTACCGCTCCAATCTGTCGACAAGGGTTCGCAATCGGACCATGGAGCTGCGAAACAGCGGCGACAGTTGGAAGATCGTCTCCGAGAAAGTCGAGGGTGAGATCGTTCAGGCGCCTTCGGATGATTTGCCGGGCACTTCTCCGTCCGTGGAGGGCGCCACGACGGCCGCCACCGCGCCAACGAAGGCGGAAGCCGCAGCAGCGGCCGACTCGATTACCGCTTCCGTACGCGACTGGGCCGATGCCTGGACCAAGCAGGACGTGCAGCGTTTCCTCAACCACTATTCCGAGAGCTTCACTCCGCCGGATGGATTGTCGCTGGAGCAATGGCGGGCGCAGCGCCGCAGCAGTATCGCCCGCGCCAAGAAGATCAACCTGACGATCGAAGACGTCAAACTGGCAATGCTCGATGAGCGGCATGCGCGCGTCAGTTTCCGGCAAACCTACCAGTCCGACCTGCTGTCGGATGTTCTGATCAGGACACTGGACTTGCGC